Proteins from a genomic interval of Papaver somniferum cultivar HN1 chromosome 4, ASM357369v1, whole genome shotgun sequence:
- the LOC113272446 gene encoding uncharacterized protein LOC113272446, producing the protein MVVQKFKKDGTSNVINHDLDLRFFIHYCSSQGIDLLKFEIQLRTCVDSISSSSSSARAPASSSSSSCISSDEVVVVEDVIDDACLIKKVPKKSDAWVNILTGVGKLFEGGIVEVNNCVKNLACSDPSKVRMRKSFMKNILADDLRASKKKKTASDVIDLFRMKYGVDLTYSQAYHGLQFTNVTRQFKKFFVSFEASITGFNNYCRPMLFIDCTFLTGKFKGGLMVACGKTGSQEIYPVAFGIVPYENCESWQWLLTNLKGQEQTNCSQVIRSVFTALTKENFYAAAKSMSNLKLDSVVAWMMKIPFEKWAAHAFPRERWGENTSSIAESFNNVIKHDKPLPALELVDVIRAKVMEQNYKRLLESNKWTIVLTPRMQARFNKRISDCHS; encoded by the exons ATGGTGGTGCAAAAGTTTAAGAAGG ATGGTACTTCAAATGTCATCAATCACGATTTGGATTTGaggtttttcattcactactgcaGCTCACAAGGGATTGACTTGTTGAAGTTTGAAATCCAGTTAAGGACTTGTGTTGATTCTatctcttcatcatcttcttctgctCGTGCTCCTGCATCTTCGTCATCATCAAGTTGTATTTCAAGTGATGAGGTAGTTGTTGTGGAAGATGTCATTGATGACGCGTGTTTGATCAAAAAGGTACCGAAGAAGTCTGATGCTTGGGTCAACATCTTAACTGGAGTAGGGAAATTGTTTGAAGGTGGTATCGTTGAAGTTAATAACTGTGTTAAAAA TTTAGCTTGTTCTGATCCATCAAAAGTTAGGATGAGAAAATCGTTTATGAAGAATATCTTAGCAGATGATTTACGagcatcgaagaagaagaagactgctTCTGATGTTATAGATTTATTCCGCATGAAATATGGAGTTGACCTCACGTATAGTCAGGCATACCATGGTTTACAATTCACCAA TGTGACGCGTCAGTTTAAAAAGTTTTTCGTTTCTTTTGAAGCTTCCATAACTGGTTTCAACAATTACTGTCGTCCAATGCTATTTATCGATTGCACGTTTCTCACCGGGAAGTTCAAAGGTGGTCTTATGGTTGCTTGCGGCAAAACTGGTAGCCAAG aGATCTATCCAGTTGCATTTGGAATTGTTCCTTATGAAAATTGTGAGAGTTGGCAATGGTTATTAACCAATTTGAAGG GGCAAGAGCAGACAAACTGCAGTCAAGTTATTCGATCAGTGTTCACTGCATTAACAAAGGAAAATTTTTATGCTGCTGCGAAGAGTATGAGTAATCTAAAGTTGGATTCAGTGGTTgcttggatgatgaagattccattTGAGAAATGGGCTGCTCATGCATTTCCAAGAGAGAGGTGGGGTGAGAACACTTCTAGTATTGCTGAGAGTTTTAATAATGTTATTAAGCATGATAAGCCGCTTCCAGCACTTGAGCTTGTCGATGTTATTCGTGCTAAGGTAATGGAGCAGAATTACAAGAGGTTATTGGAGTCTAACAAGTGGACTATAGTGCTTACTCCACGTATGCAAGCGAGGTTTAACAAGAGGATAAGCGACTGCCATTCATAA
- the LOC113275357 gene encoding F-box protein At5g07610-like → MMNSTASSCSSNSIDDHQQNLVAAIENLSLSSTTATSSSAIQVGNNIDLITEILLCLPIKSLLVFKSVSKQWLCLITDPSFAINHIRRHLISKISGLFFEKLSPDFEILYDFILLDGSRVEEEVIYSTNTAVVAEGGKGALFKTLNFAESEQVITHTENGVQIIENGVRIVQSCNGLLCCIKETEVINDENAPRVYTTRTYIYNPTTRQCKILPPSPFRDVVGEDCCFKVSSISLAFDPIKSPDHYQVICIWRDIVKDWDFEWYDDEYLHNHYIEIYSSKMNSWKKVSSSSVNPFYALPNSFTKSGVYWNGSLHWIATADNTTTESSMYFDIVQELVKPFPFPTTSDHTVSHAVYFEECGGHLYLIEVLASCYTSYNIWKLETGYSGWKLIYKLDLERFIRAYPGYDSYAVDRTLMLFRMVLVLEEDEEDSLSKLVVLVDGRRVISYDLKKLSITEIHTFTEYNVHASARIGGLWGSLHHYIESLACV, encoded by the coding sequence ATGATGAATTCTAcagcttcttcttgttcttcaaattCAATCGATGACCATCAGCAAAATCTTGTTGCTGCAATTGAGAATTTATCATTATCATCAACAACAGCAACCTCTTCTTCTGCAATACAAGTGGGTAATAATATTGATTTGATTACAGAAATTTTACTATGTCTACCTATTAAATCTCTGCTTGTATTCAAATCTGTGTCAAAACAATGGTTATGTCTCATTACTGATCCATCCTTCGCTATTAATCATATACGTCGTCACCTTATCTCTAAAATTAGTGGCTTATTCTTTGAAAAACTTTCCCCCGATTTTgaaattttatatgattttatacTTCTTGATGGAAGTAGAGTTGAAGAGGAGGTGATATATAGTACTAATACTGCTGTTGTTGCTGAGGGTGGTAAAGGTGCCCTCTTTAAAACTCTGAATTTTGCTGAATCTGAGCAAGTGATTACACATACTGAAAATGGTGTCCAGATCATTGAAAATGGGGTCCGAATCGTTCAGTCTTGTAATGGTCTTTTATGTTGCATTAAGGAGACTGAAGTTATAAACGATGAGAATGCGCCTCGCGTTTACACAACCCGGACCTACATTTATAATCCAACGACAAGACAATGCAAAATTCTTCCTCCGTCCCCTTTCAGAGATGTGGTGGGAGAGGATTGTTGCTTTAAGGTTTCCAGTATCAGCTTGGCTTTTGATCCAATCAAGTCACCGGATCACTATCAAGTTATCTGCATTTGGAGAGATATTGTGAAAGATTGGGACTTTGAatggtatgatgatgaataccttCACAATCATTATATCGAAATTTACTCCTCTAAAATGAATTCCTGGAAGAAGGTAAGCTCTTCATCTGTTAATCCATTTTATGCGCTTCCTAATAGTTTTACAAAGTCCGGTGTCTACTGGAATGGTTCTTTGCATTGGATTGCAACTGCGGATAACACTACAACTGAATCGTCCATGTATTTTGATATTGTGCAAGAACTAGTAAAGCCGTTTCCTTTTCCAACTACTTCTGATCATACTGTGTCGCATGCTGTGTATTTCGAAGAGTGCGGGGGTCATTTGTATCTTATTGAGGTTCTTGCGTCATGTTACACTAGTTACAATATTTGGAAGCTGGAGACTGGTTATTCAGGATGGAAACTAATATACAAGCTCGACCTGGAAAGATTTATTAGAGCATATCCAGGGTATGATTCTTATGCAGTTGATAGGACTCTTATGCTTTTTAGAATGGTATTGGTcctagaggaagatgaagaagattcacTATCAAAGCTGGTGGTGCTCGTAGATGGTAGAAGGGTTATCTCTTATGATCTTAAAAAATTGAGCATCACAGAAATCCATACTTTTACTGAGTATAATGTTCATGCATCAGCTCGAATTGGGGGCTTATGGGGTTCCCTTCATCATTACATTGAGTCGCTTGCTTGCGTTTGA